The Acaryochloris sp. CCMEE 5410 genome includes the window AGACAAGTACTGCCTTTAGGAAAAACAACGAATTTATAGGTATTCCAGCGATGGGTTGGCCGAGGGACTGGGGGCAGCTCGCGGGGATATAGCTATTGACTCCATTCTCAACATTGTGGAGATAGGCTATTGTTGCTGTCGTGTCTCACGCAATTTGTCCTTTTGTCTCACGCAATTTGTCCTTGCGATCGCAGGTAGTATCCCCAACGATGAGCATCTGCGATCGCAGTTACAGAACAGTTAGAAGTATTGGGAAGCGATTACCCAGGCTTGTCCAAGGAACTCTAGGTGTGTATTCCGCTCGTTTAATTGATTAGCAGAGAGCCATTCACGGGAGCGGGCAGTCATATAGGGATCAAAATCCGAGTCAGGGCAGGTTTCGGTATATGTCCAAATGCAATCTTGACAGGGCTCCATCGAGCACAGGTCATCCTCATCCTGCTCCAGGAATTGTTCAGCAGCCAGTCGATCCATGACATTGAACGGCACATCATGTTTAACCACCTGATACATGGGGGTATTGGCAACAGCAGGCGTTACCCGCTCCCAAACTTCTTGGGTATGTTGTCGCGTTGAATTATATTTCTCCAGTTCAGTCATAGTCAGCCACTCACGGGAGAGAATGGCGACCGATCCATCCTCTCGGGTGCTGCCATCCGTCAAGAAGCAATCAAAACAGGGTAGAACTTCTCCCCCGTATTCCTCTTGTTGGCCGTGGGCACATTGGCAATCCATTGGAGTTGAGTAGAGGTTTTGGGTTGGGAAAGTGAGTTTATACATTTGCATGATGCAGCCCTCATTGTGGCGTGGTCTTATCATCGGTTAGTGATCACCCCCATCCGTTTGGGGGCGATCTCAGCATTCAAAGTCAACCTTGCGGTTGCAGGGGAGCGACATTATCGATAGCTTTCTTGGCAACATCGCGCCAATGGGTTGTTTCATCCCACCGTTGGAAGACCTTTTGAGTGCCCAACCAGACCCGGCAGAACAGCACCTTGTCATCTTGATCTGAAGGGACGGCCTCGATGGTGATGGGCTGAAGGAGCTGTTTCGTATTGAGATTCGCGATCGCCATCAATAAGCCTTTAGCGAAGACGGACTCAGCACCAGCTTCCAGGGTGCAGGGACGATGCGCCTGAAGCTTGACTCTGATTTTACAGGTGGGTTTCCTTTTGTATTCCCCTTTGATGAACTCCAGGCTTTTGAGGAAGCCAGTGAGAGCAGGATGAGGGATTTCTTGGGGTTGGGAATTAGAATCGAGGGTATACCAAGTATGAGTGTTAGCTCGATTGCAGAATATGGCAATAGCGCTAGGACTTTCACCAAATCCTAGCGGTCTGTCGAGAAGTTGTTCCTGGGGCAGTATTTGAGTGGCTGTCATGATGGCCTCCGATTGCGATCGCAAAGAACAGATGGCTAGTGATGGATTAGAACAGCGTGGAAGGTATGACTGAAGGGAAATGGTTTTGAGGCTGTGATCTGGCCTGTGAACAAATGTCGAGCACAATGATCACCAAGACCAGGAGTAAGAGCAAGCGGTAGTCAGAGGGTTTGGGCATTGCGGCGGGCCTCCGTATGACTTTCTTATGTAAAAATAAGTTCAAATTACATAAGAAAGAAAAGAGCTATAATCCTTATTCTGTAGTAGCTTCAAATAATTTAGACTCTATAGCGGCATCAATATTTGCTTTCAGTTCGATCAGTTCAATAGGGGTCAAGGTATCGCATAAATGAGACGCATCAACAGGGGAATTTTCCAGGTCGAAGCCTAGTTTTTTATTGAGCGAGATCCAGGCTTTAGAACGTTGGGTAAGCGTGGGGTGTACCATACGGTCATCGTCCTTTGTAGGGTGCAAATTGTGGGGGTAATAGAACCCTCTACTGATCCTTCGAGGTGCGGTGCAATCCTTATAGGTACGGCTAGGAGCGGCAGTCTATAAGCCTTCTGCATTCGTCGCAGTTCTATTTAGTTGTGGAAGTAATGAGTGGAGCAGGAACGGCCTGTCTCTCAACCTGTACCTAATATAGCAATATTCACACCTAAAGTCAAGTATTTAAGATATGAGAATTAATAAATAGGTACGAGAAGCATATAGGTATAAGAAAGAGGCAAGGGTAGAATTGGAAATTGTAGCGCAACTTTACAAAGTCTATAAGCTATACACAGTAAGGAGCACAGGCGATAACACAGGGGAAGATTTTTTGAATGAGCGCTGTGATCACACGATCCGATCCGAGATCCTGCGTCACACAGAGTAGATCTGCGATCGCTTATATGATTTTTAGGTGTAAGTTCATAGGTGTGATATAAAATAGTATCAGTGTCATGTCTCACGCTATTTGTCCTATCGTCTCACGCTATTTGTCCAGATATAGCTAAAAAGATTTTACAGTAAGCATTACAGCGACATCTTTAATTGATTGATCTGTTCATTTCTTATCAAAAGTATTCTTCTTTAATCAAGCTTTACTTTGCTGTATTTATTTCTGGGTAAAGGCTATAGGAATTGTGGACAAATAGCGTGAGACACTTTGCTTAACTATTTCGGACAAATAGCGTGAGACGTTTTATACTTTGTCTGAGCTGCATCTATTTCTTTTTCGATGAAGGTTTCACCGCTTTTTGTCTCGTAGTCTTAAAAATGAGTTTCGGACAAATAGCGTGAGACGTGCTCGGGCTAAAAATGTTTGAAAATTGTCAGTGGTTTAGTGCGACGTGTCTGACTTTTTACCAACTATAGAACAAACATCGGAGACTCCTTTGTCAGAAGGATTAGCTGACGGGGTAGAACAGAAGATTCTGAACAATACAGAACCGCTTCCGTATCACTTGCAGCGCCGTCTAGAGGTATTGCAACGGTTAAAGAGTTACGAAGGGTGCAAGAGATATGTCCAAGAGCGAAAAAAGGCCGCTCAAGAGTTAAGCCTCAGTGATCGTAGTCTGCGTCGCCTGATACACCAATTCCGTGAGCAAGGTATAGAAGGAATCATTCGTCAGTCTCGTTCAGATCAAGGGCAACTCAAAGTGAGTGAAGATTGGCATCAGTTTATTGTGCAAACCTACCGTAAAGGAAACCGTGGGATGCGTCATACAGCTCCTGCTCAAATTGCTAATCTTGTGCAAAGTAGGGCTGCAAAACTCGGTCAGTCGGAATATCCCAGTCGAGCTACTGTCTACCGTATTCTAGAGCCAGAAGTGAAGTCACGATCGCTCAAGAAGAAACGTCGAGCGATTGGTTGGAATGGAGAAACCTTAAAGCTCACCACTCGTAAAGGGATAGAGCTGAACATCGAATATAGCAATCAGGTGTGGCAATGCGACCATACCCCTGCCGACATCCTAGTTGTGGATCAGCAAGGTGATATCCTGGGTCGTCCCACCCTGACTACCATTGTTGATACCTATTCCCGGTGCATCATGGGCATTCACTTAGGTCTGTCCTACCCTAGTGCCGCCGTCACCTGCTTGGCCCTGCGCCACGCCATCTTACCCAAGCAGTACGGAGCTGAGTATGAGCTAATGAACCTCTGGGGCACCTATGGCGTCCCCAATACCTCTATACCGATGGCGGCAGTGACTTTACGTCCATCATATTGATCAAGTCGCTGCCAGCTTAGGCATCGTTTTATGTTTACGTCGGAAACCCTCAGATGGCGGGATCGTTGAGCGGCCTTTTGGCACCTTAAATAGTGAGTTTTTCTCAACCCTTCCCGGCTACACCACTAATTGCCTCAAGAACCACCGCAAACGGGCTGAAAGTGAAGCCCGTCTGACCCTCCATCAACTAGAGCGTTTACTCGTGCGCTACATCGTGGATCGGTATAACCAACTCCCAGATCCGCGTCTAGGTAAACAAAGTCGTTTAGCCCGTTGGGAAGAAGGCCGTATTGCCCAACCCCGTTGATTGAAGAGCGAGACTTAGACCTTCTCTGATGCGTCAGGATCGTCGCCGAGTCTATCGAGGTGGGTATATTCGCTTCTCCAACCTTATTTATCGAGGTGAATATCTAGCAGGCTATGCCGGACAACAAGTCGTTCTTCGTTATGACCCGCGTGATATCACCAGCTTGCTGATTTATCGGCAAGAAGGCCCCAGAGACGTTTTTCTGACCCGAGCCCGCGCTCAAACTTAGAAACGGAGCGTCTGTCTTTATCCGAAGCGAAAGCTATCAGTCGTCGTCTGCGCCAAGCCTCAGAAGAAGTCACCAATAAATCCGTCTTAGCTGAGGTACGAGATCGCACCCAGTTTATCGACAACTTGCTAGAGCAACCTTTCCCCATGCCTGAAGAGCAACCTGACCTGCTCCCTCAACCATCGACCGAAAATGAAGAGGAAGCGCCTGATGAACCCGTTGTTACCCAGCCATTGCCTAAGATTCAGGTGTATGACTACGACACACTACGTCGGGAACATGGCCTCTAAGTCCACTGAACATATGGAGTGACCCCTATGGCATCAGAGCATCTGAATGAGTCGTCCACTAAAGCGCTCCCTATCGAAGAGCAAGCTGAACCCATCGATGTGGAAGAGCAAATTAGGCAATTAGGTAAACGCCGTATTCTTGAGCTGCCTCAGATGACGCGATTTCATACCTGGCTAGATGCCAAGCGTTTGACCCGTCAATCCTGCCGAGTGGTTGGAGAATCACGAACGGGAAAACGATTAGCTGTGATACCTACCACTTGAAACATACCGTCACGCAGAACCCAGGCTATGCGCCCATCATTCCAGTCGCCTATTGGCATTGTCCAGAAAACTTGTCAGTGAGTGGCTTTTTTACAGGTCTGTTGCAACTCCTCCAATATCGGGCAACAGGGGGCCGGATTCCAGAATTACGAGAACGGCTGTATAACGTTCTCTCCAACTGTGGTGTTGAGATGCTGATTCTGGATGAAGCGCAACGTCTGACAGAACGGGCCATATCTGAGGCCCGTGATATTTCCGACAAGTTGGAAATATCAGTTGTGTTAGTGGGAACCGATCGTCTTAATGCTGTACTGAGCTGGGATGAGCAAGTTAAATATCGATTTCTGTTGACCTATCATATGCCTCGTCTAAATTCAGAAGAGTTACGAGAGACCACGGCCCTTTGGGAAGAGCATATCCTGCAACTACCTGAACCCTCAAAACTCACCAGTGCTAAAGCTCAAGATCTGCTCCTTCAGAAACCCAAGGATATATAGGGCTCTTAGATCAAATTCTCCGAGAAGCAGCCATTCAAACTTTACTGATGGGGCGAACTCGCATTGAATATAGCCTCCTGAGGCAAGTGGTCAAATCCTGTTCATTATGATGGCCTTCGCTGTGGTTCGAGTGTGATGCCCCCATCGATTGCCTCATTACAACCTTGGATGTTTCAGGTTCAACCCTATCCAGACGAAAGCTTTGGACATTTTTTGGGCCGCTTTCGTCGAGCCAATTGTCTGAGTAGTGGTCACCTGTCTACCATGCTGAGACTTAGATCCTATATGGTTGCCTATTGGGAAACGCCTTCTCGTCGTCGAATACCGAATGCTGCTGCGCTCAATATCCTGTCTGATTTGACGGGGGTGGAAGTAGCTCGGCTGTGCCTAATGCTGTTTTCAGAGGAGACCCAGCTTTATTTTCAGACCCGCCTTTGTGCGCTATGTTATGCCGAAATTCCATCCCATCAATTGACTTGGCAAATGGCTGAAATATCGCATTGCGATCGTCATCAACGTCAACTGTTGTCTGCTTGTCCCCGATGTGGGAACGCTTTCCAATTGCCAGTGCATTGGCAGGTTGGTGAGTGTGAATACTGTCATTTACCGTTTGCAGAAATGGCTTCTGATCAGCTACCGGTAGCGGCAAAATCGCCTTGATTGGCCCAGCGACGTTCAATATTGATCTGCCCAAGCTAAAGTATCGGAGCAGTCTTTAAGGGGAGTCTGGATGCCCACTTCAATAGAATCCCACACCCCTGGAATGGAGTTGAGATAGAGGGTTTCTTGCAATGCGTTCCAAATCTGTTCACTGACTAAAACGGCATTGCCTTGCGCGCTTGCGATCATAATCGGTTCATGAGACTCGTTCACTTGATCGACGAGATCGGAGAGCGTTTGGCTTGCTTCAGTGATGGATAGGATTGTGGCGTCTGGCATATCAATTGGTTCCAGTGTTATTGGATAAAACGCAT containing:
- a CDS encoding TniB family NTP-binding protein, which encodes MKHTVTQNPGYAPIIPVAYWHCPENLSVSGFFTGLLQLLQYRATGGRIPELRERLYNVLSNCGVEMLILDEAQRLTERAISEARDISDKLEISVVLVGTDRLNAVLSWDEQVKYRFLLTYHMPRLNSEELRETTALWEEHILQLPEPSKLTSAKAQDLLLQKPKDI
- a CDS encoding TniQ family protein; this translates as MPPSIASLQPWMFQVQPYPDESFGHFLGRFRRANCLSSGHLSTMLRLRSYMVAYWETPSRRRIPNAAALNILSDLTGVEVARLCLMLFSEETQLYFQTRLCALCYAEIPSHQLTWQMAEISHCDRHQRQLLSACPRCGNAFQLPVHWQVGECEYCHLPFAEMASDQLPVAAKSP
- a CDS encoding Mu transposase C-terminal domain-containing protein, which encodes MRQDRRRVYRGGYIRFSNLIYRGEYLAGYAGQQVVLRYDPRDITSLLIYRQEGPRDVFLTRARAQT
- a CDS encoding helix-turn-helix domain-containing protein — encoded protein: MSEGLADGVEQKILNNTEPLPYHLQRRLEVLQRLKSYEGCKRYVQERKKAAQELSLSDRSLRRLIHQFREQGIEGIIRQSRSDQGQLKVSEDWHQFIVQTYRKGNRGMRHTAPAQIANLVQSRAAKLGQSEYPSRATVYRILEPEVKSRSLKKKRRAIGWNGETLKLTTRKGIELNIEYSNQVWQCDHTPADILVVDQQGDILGRPTLTTIVDTYSRCIMGIHLGLSYPSAAVTCLALRHAILPKQYGAEYELMNLWGTYGVPNTSIPMAAVTLRPSY
- a CDS encoding type II toxin-antitoxin system Phd/YefM family antitoxin gives rise to the protein MPDATILSITEASQTLSDLVDQVNESHEPIMIASAQGNAVLVSEQIWNALQETLYLNSIPGVWDSIEVGIQTPLKDCSDTLAWADQY